The Longimicrobiaceae bacterium DNA window CGACAGCGCGTCGTCGATCTGCGCCTCCACGCCGTGCCGCTGCGAGCGGGCGATCAGGTGGACGACGACCTCGCTGTCGATGGTGCTCTGGAAGAGCGACCCCTCGTTCACCAGCCGCGAGCGCAGCTCGTTGGCGTTGGTGAGGTTGCCGTTGTGCACCAGCGCCAGGTCGCCCTCCCGGTACGTGACCCGGAGCGGCTGCGCGTTCTTGAGCCCGGCGCCGCCCGCGGTGGAGTAGCGGATGTGCCCGAGCGCCAGGTCGCCCGAGAGCCGGTCCAGCACCTCCGGCGTGAACACGTCCGACACCAGCCCCGCGTCGCGGTGCCGGTGGGTCGTCCCGGTCTCCGGGTTGAAGACGGCGATCCCCGCCGCCTCCTGCCCGCGGTGCTGCAGCGAGTGCAGCGCCAGGTACGTCAGCTTCGCGGCCTCGGCCGTGCCGGAGACCGCTACGATTCCACACATGGGCTGGTTGCCTTCGTTAGGGACGATCCGCGCGCCCGCCTCAGGGGTGCTGCGTGACCGGCGATTCCAGCGTCGTTGCCACGTCCGCGGGGGTGCCGTCCATCCGCCGCGGGATCGCGCCGTAGAAGAGGGCCGCCAGCTCCCGGATGGGAGCCTCCACGGCCGCGTCCCGGGTGCGGATGCGGAAGACGCCGTCCACGGCGCCCACCCGCCCGATCCGCTCCGCCGGGACGCCGTGCTCCGCCACGAGGCGCAGCAGCGCGTCCGTTTTCTCCGGCGCGGACGAGACCACCACCCGGCTCTGCGCCTCGCCGAAGAGGAGGGCGCCGCGGGGGAGCTCGTCCGGCAGCTCCACTTCTACACCGAAGGGGCGCACAGGATCGGCGAAGGCGGATTCCGCCAGCGCCACCGCCAGCCCGCCCTCGGCCGGGTCGTGCGCGGAGCGGACCAGCCCGGCGCGGATCGCGGCGAGAAGCGCGCGCTGCAGCGCCGCCTCGGCGTCCATGTCCAGCGCGGGGGCGTCGCCGGCCACGCGGCCGTGCATCACCTTGAGGTACTCGCTCCCGCCCAGCTCGCCGGTGTTGCGGCCCAGGAGCACCACGTCGTCGCCCTCGGCGCGGAAGCCGGAGGTAGTGACGTGCGCCAGGTCGTCCACGATCCCCACCATCCCCACCGTGGGCGTGGGGTAGATTGCGCCGCGGGGGTTCTCGTTGTACAGCGAGACGTTGCCCCCGGTGACGGGGGTCTCCAGGGCGCGGCACGCCTCCGCCATCCCCCGCAGCGCCTCGGACATCTGGTGGTAGACCTCCGGCTTCAGCGGGTTGCCGAAGTTGAGGTTGTCCGTAACGGCGCGGGGGAGGGCCCCGGAGCACACCAGGTTGCGGGCCGCCTCGGCCACCGCGATCCGGCCGCCGCGGTGCGGGTTCAGGTACACGTAGCGGGCGTTGCAGTCCACCGTCGCCGCGATGGCCCGGTTCGTCCCGCGCAGGCGGATCACCGCCGCGTCCGAGCCGGGGCCCACCACCGTGTTGGTGCGCACGGTGCTGTCGTACTGCTCGTACACCCAGCGCTTGGAGGCGATGGTGGGAGAGTCCAGCAGCCGCCGGAGCGCATCCGTCGGGTCCACGGCGGCGTCGGCCTTCGCGACCTCGGCGGGGTCCCAGGCGCGCAGGGCGGCAATCTGCGGGTCCTCGCGCCCCTCGCGGGTGTAGGTGGGGCAGGCGGTCACCAGCGGCTCGCCCGGCAGGTCCACCACCACCCGGCCATTCTCGCGGACCACGTAGCGGCCGGTGTCGGTCACCTCGCCGATGGTCTCCGCGTCCAGGTCCCACCGCCCCAGGATGGCGCGCACGTCGTCCTCGCGGCCGTTCTTCGCCACCACGAGCATGCGCTCCTGCGTCTCGGAAAGGAGGATCTC harbors:
- the purL gene encoding phosphoribosylformylglycinamidine synthase subunit PurL; translation: MPVQPRPGDPAITPELVAEHGLSEHEYELILGILGREPTFTELGVFSAMWSEHCGYKNSRPLLRQFPTEAPWVLQGPGENAGVIDVGDGLAVAFKIESHNHPSAVEPYQGAATGVGGILRDVFTMGARPIAVLNSLRFGELDGPGADRVRFLFAGVVKGIGDYGNCVGIPTVAGEVYFDSAYEGNPLVNAMAIGLMRHEELIKGVAEGVGNPIMAVGSKTGRDGIHGATFASAELSEESEAKRPMVQVGDPFTEKLLLEASLELIRSGHIVGIQDMGAAGLVSSSTEMAARGGTGVDIEITRVPVRESGMTPYEILLSETQERMLVVAKNGREDDVRAILGRWDLDAETIGEVTDTGRYVVRENGRVVVDLPGEPLVTACPTYTREGREDPQIAALRAWDPAEVAKADAAVDPTDALRRLLDSPTIASKRWVYEQYDSTVRTNTVVGPGSDAAVIRLRGTNRAIAATVDCNARYVYLNPHRGGRIAVAEAARNLVCSGALPRAVTDNLNFGNPLKPEVYHQMSEALRGMAEACRALETPVTGGNVSLYNENPRGAIYPTPTVGMVGIVDDLAHVTTSGFRAEGDDVVLLGRNTGELGGSEYLKVMHGRVAGDAPALDMDAEAALQRALLAAIRAGLVRSAHDPAEGGLAVALAESAFADPVRPFGVEVELPDELPRGALLFGEAQSRVVVSSAPEKTDALLRLVAEHGVPAERIGRVGAVDGVFRIRTRDAAVEAPIRELAALFYGAIPRRMDGTPADVATTLESPVTQHP